From the Nodularia sp. NIES-3585 genome, one window contains:
- a CDS encoding DOMON-like domain-containing protein, with the protein MTNQTFSLQPFPSQESLPNLQITGSIARYADKLSLRYQLTGDLKQVVIPPLSDKPVRSHELWENTCFEFFVGIKDSAQYWEFNLSPAGHWNVYHFDGYRQGMEEETAFNLLPLIVEKQADSLTLVLDVDLGKIVAIEQDIEVAITTVIEDIHCNVTYWALAHSGVKADFHLRDSFMIELSGVFPIGEIH; encoded by the coding sequence ATGACAAATCAGACATTTTCTTTACAACCCTTCCCCTCTCAAGAATCTCTGCCTAATTTGCAAATTACAGGTAGTATTGCTCGATATGCAGATAAACTTAGCCTCCGCTACCAGCTGACAGGTGATTTAAAACAAGTAGTTATTCCCCCATTATCAGATAAACCAGTGCGATCGCATGAACTATGGGAAAATACTTGCTTTGAGTTTTTTGTTGGTATTAAAGATTCTGCACAGTATTGGGAGTTTAACCTTTCCCCTGCTGGACATTGGAATGTTTATCACTTTGATGGCTACCGTCAAGGAATGGAAGAGGAAACAGCTTTTAATCTCCTCCCGTTGATTGTCGAGAAGCAAGCTGATAGTTTAACACTGGTTTTGGATGTGGATTTGGGTAAAATCGTGGCGATAGAACAAGACATAGAAGTTGCAATTACTACTGTAATTGAAGATATTCACTGTAATGTTACTTACTGGGCGCTAGCTCATTCAGGAGTAAAAGCTGATTTTCATCTGCGAGATAGTTTTATGATTGAGTTGTCAGGGGTGTTTCCCATTGGTGAGATACACTGA
- a CDS encoding Uma2 family endonuclease: MSVVTPKRFTIDEYHRLIQLGFLKEGDRIELIRGELMQMTAKGRVHTVCSSILCRQLDRLLGDLAVIRGQDPITLANQSEPEPDIVIARGKDEDYLVHHPYPEDILLVIEISDSTLTYDQTKKLSLYAEAGIVDYWIVNLPARQLERYHQPYQNAQKNFRYLSQQISLSHQSVPIPGFELLLDLSRIFPEDTSVDRSDFRF, translated from the coding sequence ATGAGTGTTGTGACACCAAAGCGATTCACAATAGACGAATATCACCGCCTCATTCAACTCGGATTTCTGAAGGAGGGCGATCGCATTGAATTGATTCGAGGAGAACTGATGCAAATGACGGCAAAAGGAAGAGTGCATACAGTGTGTAGTTCTATCTTATGTCGCCAACTGGATCGGTTATTAGGCGATCTCGCGGTCATTCGTGGGCAAGATCCCATTACCCTAGCCAATCAAAGTGAGCCGGAACCTGATATCGTGATTGCTAGAGGCAAAGATGAGGATTATCTGGTTCATCATCCCTACCCCGAAGATATTTTGTTAGTCATCGAAATTTCTGATTCTACATTGACCTATGACCAAACAAAAAAGCTATCTCTATACGCAGAAGCCGGAATTGTTGATTATTGGATTGTGAATTTGCCGGCTCGTCAACTGGAGCGATACCATCAACCTTATCAGAATGCTCAAAAGAATTTTCGCTATCTCAGCCAGCAGATTTCTCTATCTCACCAATCAGTGCCAATTCCTGGATTTGAACTCTTATTAGATTTGAGTCGGATTTTTCCAGAGGATACGTCCGTTGACCGAAGCGATTTTAGATTTTAG
- a CDS encoding type II toxin-antitoxin system RelE/ParE family toxin, with protein sequence MKYVFHPEALSEYSQAVQYYADSRAELAQAFIDAVENTVYRIRETPTRWRVIDEDVRRCLTRKFPYGIIYTIEQEYILILAVMHCSREPGYWKSRKG encoded by the coding sequence ATGAAATATGTATTTCATCCAGAGGCGCTGAGTGAATATTCTCAAGCAGTTCAATATTATGCCGATAGTCGCGCAGAGTTAGCACAAGCGTTTATCGATGCAGTGGAGAACACAGTTTATCGAATTAGGGAGACACCTACTCGCTGGCGAGTCATTGATGAAGATGTTCGACGATGCCTGACAAGAAAATTTCCCTACGGTATTATTTATACCATTGAGCAAGAATACATTTTAATTTTGGCTGTTATGCATTGCAGTCGAGAACCTGGATACTGGAAAAGCCGTAAAGGATAG
- a CDS encoding addiction module protein — protein MLSIEQLMQEALSLPNESRAFLAEKLVESLEFDIDPIFEAAWTTEAKRRRDEIRSGAVEPISGDEALAQVRRLLEK, from the coding sequence ATGTTGTCTATTGAACAACTGATGCAAGAAGCATTATCTTTACCAAACGAATCTAGAGCTTTTTTAGCAGAAAAACTCGTCGAAAGCCTAGAATTTGATATTGATCCAATTTTTGAGGCTGCTTGGACGACTGAAGCAAAGCGACGGCGAGATGAAATTCGTAGCGGTGCTGTTGAGCCGATATCAGGTGATGAGGCTTTAGCACAAGTAAGACGGCTTCTAGAAAAATGA
- a CDS encoding AGE family epimerase/isomerase — protein MEYDFKTLAEHYKNALLNDVLPFWEKNSLDWQQGGYFTCLNSEGQVYDTDKFIWLQNRQIWTFSMLYNQLEKRETWLKIAKNGADFLAQHGRDADGNWYFALTRAGQPLVEPYNIFSDCFAAMAFSQYALASGEDWAKDVAMQAYNNVLRRKDNPKGKYNKTYPGTRPMKSLAVPMILANLTLEMEWLLPSETLENVLATTVQEVMTDFLDQKRGLMYENVAPDGDHIDCFEGRLINPGHGIEAMWFIMDIANRINDTQTINQAVDVVINILNFAWDAEYGGLYYFMDADGHPPQQLEWDQKLWWVHLESLVALAMGYRLTGRDVCWEWYEKMHDYTWSHFADSEYGEWFGYLNRRGEVLLNLKGGKWKGCFHVPRALYLCWQQFEALGLISAGKLK, from the coding sequence ATGGAGTACGACTTTAAAACGCTGGCTGAACATTATAAAAACGCGCTCCTGAATGACGTACTTCCATTTTGGGAAAAAAACTCCCTCGATTGGCAGCAAGGTGGATATTTTACCTGTCTCAATAGTGAAGGTCAGGTCTACGACACAGACAAATTTATCTGGTTACAAAATCGCCAAATCTGGACTTTTTCTATGCTATATAACCAGCTAGAAAAGCGCGAAACATGGTTGAAAATTGCGAAAAATGGGGCTGATTTTCTCGCCCAACATGGCAGAGATGCCGATGGTAATTGGTACTTTGCCCTCACCCGTGCAGGTCAGCCACTGGTCGAACCCTACAATATATTTTCTGATTGCTTTGCAGCGATGGCATTTAGCCAATACGCCTTGGCTTCTGGAGAAGATTGGGCTAAGGATGTGGCAATGCAAGCTTACAATAATGTGTTGCGCCGCAAAGATAATCCTAAAGGTAAATATAACAAGACCTATCCTGGTACACGCCCGATGAAATCCTTGGCTGTACCAATGATATTAGCTAACCTGACTCTAGAAATGGAATGGCTGCTACCCAGTGAAACCCTGGAAAATGTCCTGGCTACCACTGTTCAAGAAGTGATGACGGATTTTCTTGACCAGAAACGGGGGCTGATGTATGAAAATGTTGCCCCTGACGGTGACCACATTGATTGTTTTGAAGGGCGGTTAATTAATCCTGGTCACGGTATCGAAGCGATGTGGTTTATTATGGATATCGCCAACCGGATCAATGATACTCAAACTATTAATCAAGCCGTTGATGTGGTAATAAATATCCTCAATTTTGCCTGGGATGCTGAGTACGGCGGATTATATTACTTTATGGATGCAGACGGTCATCCTCCCCAGCAACTGGAATGGGATCAAAAGTTGTGGTGGGTGCATTTAGAATCTTTAGTAGCATTAGCGATGGGCTATCGCTTGACTGGGCGTGATGTCTGTTGGGAATGGTATGAAAAAATGCACGATTATACATGGTCACACTTTGCAGATTCAGAATATGGCGAGTGGTTTGGCTATCTCAATCGTCGTGGGGAAGTATTGTTAAATCTTAAAGGTGGTAAATGGAAGGGCTGTTTTCATGTACCCCGTGCATTATATCTTTGCTGGCAGCAGTTTGAGGCGTTGGGTTTAATTTCTGCTGGGAAGCTAAAGTGA
- a CDS encoding phosphotransferase enzyme family protein, whose protein sequence is MTTEINLIAIAEQFTSQGQVTGIESLGNGNINDTFLVTLDSLERKHFVLQRINTQVFRQPALVMQNMRILTDHVSADRLKRTPANRPWKVPRVLLTQNHQNLWTDQNNGCWRAISFVENAQSFDTLPDNSHASEIGYALGMFHNLISDLPPAKLADTLPGFHITPLYLQHYQNILAKANPHTSPEVKYCLQFVSDRTTFADILEDAKATGKLPLRLIHGDPKINNVLFDTTTQKAVSVIDLDTVKPGLVHYDIGDCLRSGCNPMGEEAEHWEKVYFDLDLCQGILEGYLDVAQAFLTENDYSYIYAAIRLITFELGLRFFTDYLAGDVYFKVKYPEHNLARALVQFKLTESIEAQETKIRQIIQDLK, encoded by the coding sequence ATGACAACAGAGATCAATTTAATTGCTATAGCCGAACAATTCACGTCTCAAGGTCAGGTTACGGGCATTGAATCATTGGGAAATGGTAATATTAATGACACTTTCCTGGTGACTCTGGATTCACTAGAAAGAAAGCATTTTGTGCTGCAACGCATCAATACCCAGGTATTTCGGCAGCCGGCACTGGTGATGCAGAATATGCGGATTTTAACTGATCATGTTAGCGCTGATCGCCTAAAACGCACCCCAGCCAATCGTCCCTGGAAGGTTCCCCGCGTGTTATTAACTCAAAATCATCAAAACCTCTGGACAGACCAGAATAACGGCTGCTGGCGGGCTATCAGCTTTGTGGAAAACGCCCAATCATTCGACACTCTGCCAGATAATTCACACGCGTCAGAAATTGGCTATGCCTTGGGGATGTTCCACAATTTGATTAGTGATTTACCCCCCGCAAAACTGGCGGATACTTTACCAGGATTTCATATTACACCACTTTATCTTCAGCATTACCAAAATATTCTGGCGAAAGCTAACCCGCACACATCCCCAGAAGTGAAGTATTGCTTACAATTTGTCAGCGATCGCACCACCTTTGCAGATATCTTAGAAGATGCCAAAGCTACAGGCAAACTGCCACTACGTCTAATACACGGCGACCCCAAAATCAATAACGTGTTGTTTGATACTACTACTCAGAAAGCAGTTAGCGTCATAGACCTGGACACAGTGAAGCCTGGATTGGTACATTACGATATTGGTGACTGTTTGCGGTCGGGTTGCAATCCGATGGGAGAAGAAGCAGAACACTGGGAAAAAGTTTATTTTGATCTAGATTTGTGTCAGGGAATCTTAGAGGGTTATCTTGATGTTGCTCAAGCTTTTCTCACAGAGAATGACTATAGCTACATTTACGCGGCTATTCGTCTGATTACCTTTGAGTTAGGGCTGAGATTCTTTACTGACTATTTAGCGGGGGATGTCTACTTCAAAGTTAAGTATCCAGAACACAACTTAGCCAGGGCGTTAGTCCAGTTTAAGCTGACTGAAAGTATCGAAGCTCAAGAAACCAAGATTCGCCAAATTATCCAAGATTTGAAATGA